The nucleotide sequence TGTTGGATTTGCTATTTTGTTGAAGAATAGTGAAAGGGAGCTCTGGATTTCTCCTTAGGGCACAGTATGGAGAACATAGGATCAGAGTTCTCCCAGGCCTCTTTTTGAGGGAGGGCAGCTTCAGCAACGGTGCCCAGGGCAATGGATGGATGGGTGTTGACTCACTGTTAGGCACCGTAAAGGGCGAGGAATCTTGTGCTTTTCACAGAGGACTGTGAGAAGCAGGAAGAGGTTTGTCTCCCCTGAGTTTGATGTTTAATGTGATGGCGTGTTTGTCAACTCTTTAGGTGTCTTGTGTGAAATAAATGAAGATGATTGTGCTATGAATCCTGGCTCCCGGGTCCCCAAATGCCTCAACAACGGGACATGTGTGGACAGAGTCGGTGGTTACCGATGCAGCTGCCCACCAGGTTTCACAGGCGAGCGCTGTGAGGGAGACATAAATGAGTGCCAGTCCAACCATTGCCACCCACGCAACACGCTTGATTGCGTCCAGGAGGCCAGTGACTACCACTGCATTTGCAAGCCAGGCTACACTGGTGAGTGACAGTGTGTTCTCTTTTCATGTGGCTGATGCGTGCAAGGGGCAAGGGAGAGTGTACCCAAAGTGGACCCCAGTGATGTGTAGAGGAGCCAGGCTCAAGGGCTGCAAGTAGGAAGAATCTCCCCCATAAAGAAGTTAGGAGTTCATGTTCAACCAAGTGGGTGGAGGAGAATCCAACTATGCAGCTAAATGCATATTGGTGATCTAAAACAAAGATTGGAATGGTGACTGGATGAGATGGGCTTCTTTGGCCATTTCAGTGAGCAAATACGAGCTTTGAGAACTAGTGCTAAGATGCAAGGCCAAACATAGCAGGGTGGTGGTCTTTGGGGCTAAGTTCTGCTGGAATCCATCAGTAATACTCTGTTTTTCATATCCTCAGGCCGCCATTGCAAGAACATTGTGAATGCATGTGACTCTCAACCTTGCCAGAACGGTGGGAAGTGTAATCCGGCAGTCAACCTGCCTCTAGGCTACACCTGCCACTGTCCCCGGGTGAGTCCCCTACAACACAGCTGCTCACAGCAAGTGGCTAATGCAACTCCTGTACACAAACGTTGCAAGGGGCTAGGCGAGGAACTGTTAGGTTGATATGTTGGTGTTGTGCTACGAATGAGTTTCAGTACCTGTTAGGACAAGGTTTCTGTCTGGGAAGCTTTTTGGAGGTAGAGAGTTTAGTGTCCTCCAATGCAAGGCTTGTCGTGGAAGGGGTTTCTACTTGGGAGTGGCAGGAAACAATTCTGCTGCATCACCTTGTGTGAATTCTGGTTGTGAAGCCCGCAAGAGAAGTTTGATGCAGTGCCATAACACAATGCAGAAGTCTAATATTGGCTAATAAGGGGAGATGGCGTTGGTGAGTGGTGCCCAGTACTGGAGGATGTGGGGTGTGGGAAGGTACTTCTTGAGGGCAGGATATGGGTGCTGGACCTTGAGCTTGGTGGAGGGAAGAATTTACTCACCAGGCTGAGCGCTGGTAAGAGGACAGCTATGGTGCCAGAGGCTTTTTGTTGCTAGGCCAGCAGTTGGAGGGCTTGGCTGGCTTTCCAATACTAACTGTGCTTGTTATTCTTTTCCAGGGTTATTCAGGCATCCGCTGTGAGCGCATGCTCTCCTGCCGGGAACTCTCCTGCTTCAATGGGGGCAGCTGCCGGACCACAGCGCTGGGTCCTCACTGCTCCTGCCTACCTGGGTGGACTGGACCGGAATGCCGCCTGCATGCCAACAGCAGCTGTGCCAGCATGCCCTGCCACAATGGGGGTGCTTGCCATGAGACTGCTGACCCCCCTTATTTTCAGTGCCTTTGTCTTGGTGACTACACGGGGTTTCGCTGCCAGACCCGCACCCTGAAGCTCCCCGAGGTCCACTGCCCGCTGAAGGAGTGTAAGGAAAAGGCCGGGGATTTATACTGTGACAAGATGTGCAACAGTCCAGCCTGCCACTGGGATGGCGGTGACTGTTCCCTGCGAGTTGATGATCCCTGGAAGCAGTGCGAGAGCCCCCTGTGCTTGCAGCTCTTCAACAACAGCCAGTGTGATGAGACGTGCAACACTGCCGAGTGCCTTTACGACAACTTTGACTGCAAGAGCCATGAGTCCAGCTGCAAGTGAGTCCTGCCACTGCCTCTTGAGTAGGGGAGGCTCTAGTTGTGTATACTGTACCAGAGACCCGTGGAATCAAGGGCCACCCCAACTAAATGAGGAACCAAGGCAGTGTAGAGGTGCTGTGCACAAACATGGGTGCTTCCACTGAGACCTATGAATTTATGTCTGTCCCCATGTCCAACACCAAACATGGCAGAGTCTTGGTGTTATATGCATGGATTCCTTCTATGTGTTCCACTTGGCTAGCACTGAGACTTGGCCATGTTAGCTGTGGAGTGTAGGAATCCACTGCAGACCCATAATGCCTTGTGCCCCTTCCTCCTAACAAGGCACCAGTGAGCTCTATTGGCATAGGGTTGGTTATGACAAGCATGACtcagttccttctcctcctccttccacagcCCTGTCTATGAGAAATACTGCTCGGATCACTTTGCTGATGGGCATTGCGACCAGGGCTGCAACAATGAAGAGTGTGGCTGGGATGGGCTGGACTGTGCACTGGAGGTGCCTGAGCGCTTGGCGGACGGCGTTCTGGTCATCACTGTGCTGCTACACCCTGACGAATTGCTCCGCACAAGCACCACCTTCCTGCAGAAGCTGAGTTCCATTTTGAGAACCTCCTTGCGCTTCTGCCGTGACAAGAACGGTAACTTCATGATCAAGCCATATTATGGTTCTGGCAGTCGGTCGCCGTATTATGGATCTGGCAGTCGGCAACGCAGGGAACTGGAACAAGAGATTATTGGGTGAGTCACACAGAGGAGCTGAAGGAAAGCAAGGAGCTTCAGAGAGCTGCTTGGGCGGGGTGTTATAGGACCCAGGCCTCAGGGAACATGTTATAGGACCCAGGCCTCAGCGAACATGGAGGGAGGGATGTAAGAAGGTTCTGAATGGAAAGGAGAGGTAGTTGGGCCCAGAGGCTAAGCTAAACTACTTCCAACAGCCTTCACAGAAtaaggcagctgtgaaaaaaacTGTAGAACTGGCCTACAAATCTGAGGGCTCTGAGGAAATACTAACAAAACCAGAATGACCacaaaaactgttttttaaaaccaGCAAGCGAGTGCCTGAGATAGTGGTGGATCTCTGGAAGCCTTAGGTTAATGCCAAGCAAGTGGGTTGCATGCATCGTTAAGAACAAACGGGGTAAATGTGATCTGCTTAGGAAGAGTCAGCCTGCATTTTGTAAGAAGAGATTGTGCTTCACAAATGCATTAGGATTATTAAAGCTACTGATAGAATCTCGGGTGGTCTTTTCcttaatgtgtgtgtttggaagtGCCCATTCTAAAATTCAGTGTGTAAAAAGCAACAGACCAAAGGATGAATGGGGAGTAGGACCTTTTGTGGAGCTGGCTGACTTGCCTTGTCCTAGAATTGTGTGTGCTACTAGATAAGGAGCTCTAGGCCCTCATAACACTTGCTTCTTCCTCCAGGTCTGAGGTCACTCTTGAGATTGATAACCGACTCTGCTACCAGGCTTCAGACAAGTGCTTCCCTGATGCAAATAGTGCTGCAGACTACCTGGCTGCCCTGTCAGCGGTGGAGCGCCTAGAGTTCCCATACCCCCTCAAGGCTGTGCGAGGTGAGGGCAGCAGAGGAGTCATTTGCTGGAAGCAGAATTTGACTGGTTTTGGACTTTGCAGGAAGGTCATGACAGGGTCTCCTAATAGGGCGGTATTGTTTCTACAGGTGAAAAGATCGGCATGGAAGGCGTAGGCGAACTCAAGCTGGTGCCATTGCTGGTGGTGGCATGCCTGATTCTGCTGGTGATCCTGGTGCTGGGTGTGCTAGTGGCGCGGCGCAAAAGAGAGCACAGCACCCTCTGGTTCCCTGAAGGCTTCAGTCTGAAGAAAGAGAGCAGCAATAAGAACCGGCGTGAGCCTGTGGGTCAGGATGCCCTAGGCATGAAGTAAGAGCCTTTCATTCACCCAGGTGCTGCCCAGAATGAAACCCCAGTTCCTGCAGCAGGTTTCAGCTTCTGCAGGGGATGGTCAGCTTTCTGTGACTTGTACTTTGCTCCCAATTGTGCTTTAGTTAGCTGGTGGAGAACTTTTCCTTCATTCTATGGTGTGGTGTGGGGAAGAGCAAGAGGGTGTAAGCCCATAGCCTTGGTGATTGCCCTGCACTACTGTTTGACTTCACTGTGTATCTCCCCCCCCTGCTGCAGGAATATTGGCAAAGGAGAGAGCCTAATACCAGACAGCTCAGAAGACTGGCTGGAAGAATGCCCAGAGGCCAAGCGACTAAAGGTATTCCTTTTGAGACTTTGCCTGGCTTAAGAAAGgggattctcccccaccctttctcttGGTGTCCGCAGGTATTACTCGCTGCATCAGACTACTATGGGCCTGACTCATTGGTGTTTGCAAGCAGCAATGAAGTAGTTTGATGCACTAGGTGAGTAGGCACATATTATGTCTTTCCATAATAGCTACAGGCCCGTGTTCATCCTTGCCAGGTGGAGGAGCCAGCCATAGATCGTGAAGACCCTGTGGACTGCCGTCAATGGACACAGCATCATTTGGTGGCAGCAGACATCCGCATGCCGCCATCTATGGCCCTGACGCCACCCCAGGGTGAATTTGATACTGACTGCATGGACGTCAATGTCCGTGGACCAGGTAATTGGGAATAAGGGCAGCGAGTTGGGTCTGCGAGCGCTCATACAGAGCTTTTGCAGACAGCGTCTGATGAACAGAATAGGTCTGTTGCTTCCTGTCTTCTGTAACAAGTCCCAACATGTTTTGTTCTAATCCAGTATGTGGCACATGGGAGAGGAGAAACagagcaaatcttttaaaaaccaaacacaacagcaacaacccttgTTGGGATCTCCTTACAGATGGTTTCACTCCACTTATGTTGGCCTCCTTCCgtggtggtggtgaaatggaGACTGATCTggctgaggaagaggaagcagatgACTCCTCTGCCAACATAATCTCGGACCTAATCTGCCAGGGGGCTAACCTGAGTGCCCAGACAGACCGCACAGGTGAAACTGCCCTGCATTTGGCTGCCAGATATGCACGGGCAGATGCTACCAAGCGCTTGCTGGACGCTGGTGCTGATACCAATGCACAAGACAACACAGGGCGCACACCACTTCATGCTGCCGTGACTGCTGATGCCCAGGGAGTCTTCCAGGTGGGTCTCACCCAATGGACTACTGTGGCCTTTAAAATCCTGGACATAAACCCCTCTCCTCTGCCTTGCTCATGTTAACAGCATGCTCCAGTTCCCTTTTCAGTGGAGAGCCACTGTGATGGTTACCACCTGGAAGTTATTAATGTGTTATCCACTCATTACCTCTGGGGACACGATGAAAAGTTAGTTAGCCTGGCTGTAGTTTGCATTGATAGGAGTGAATGAGAACCTAAGAACTGTACTTGAGGCGATAGTGTTACTGTGCACATGTTGCCTtggatggtgtgtgtttttggcaCCAACCTAACACACCAACATGTTCTGTTGCCAGATCCTGATCCGGAATCGATCTACAGACTTGGATGCCCGAATGGGGGATGGTTCAACAGCACTGATCCTAGCAGCCAGGCTGGCTGTTGAGGGCATGGTGGAGGAGCTGATTGTCTGCCACGCTGATGTCAACGCTGTGGATGAGATGGGTACGTAACCCCCCAGAGAGGCCGGGGGGCTGAGTTCTTTTACTTGGCTATTCTGCGTTATGCTGAACTTCAGCGGGAGGCTTCCTCAGAACTACAACATGCATTGCAAATGTATTCCAAATTAATTCCTCAAATGCACTTGCTGAACTTCCAGTCTGGTTGCCCTGGGCATTTTTCAAACATCAACAATTCACTTGGCCATTCTCTTGACTCCTGCTTCCCTCTCTAAGCCCCTTAGATGCATTCTGATGAGGctctgcaaggcaggagccaCTGTCATCATAGAGCCCTGAGTGCCAGAGGTGGAGGGAGCAAGAGGATGGATTACACATATGACAAGGAGTGTGGGATTAttattgcgctctctctctctctctctctctctctctctctctctcatcacatTCTTGAGAGTCAATAGGACACCcccgtctctctctctgctaCCTATTTTTTACTGGCTCTTCTTTTTTCAGTCTGCCTACTGAACTGCTGGAAAGGGGACAGAAAACTTGTCAGAACTGATTGTGTGCAGAGGATTTTCCTCTCCAAGCATCCATTGCTCTATCAATTTCATGTCCCTCTTCCCATACTCTCGCCCCCAGCCAGAGTTCTAAACTATTTGCTTGCAGAGGGCATCCCctgccctcctttccccctcttccaccCGCATGAAAATAAGCCAAGATCCATGTGTGGCCCTCGTTCCTGATGTATGAGGACAATGCCTTACTGTGTGGAGGGCTATTAAGAGAGTGGGGGATGGTCTTGGTGTGCAAGGTCGAAATGGCAGTTGTGCTGCACAGAGGACCTTATGGGGAACCTGCTGGTGATTCTGGGGACCCTGTGGCTGCTTGACTCTTGCATGGACATGCATCTCCATAACAAAGCAGCTGATTTACTGAGAGGACAAATCCAGAGTCTACAGAAGGTCCGGCATTAAAGCACAGAATGAGCAGCAACAGGCGAGGATGGTAGTGAGGAGCAAGGTGGTAGCTTTAGATTGAGGAGAGTTAGGGGAGCCGATGCAGCAGAATACTTCTAGTGGGATCTGAGACTCAGTATCAAAGAGAGAACTTACAGTAATCCTCATGGTGTCATTCCTCTCAGGTAAATCAGCCCTGCACTGGGCAGCAGCTGTCAACAATGTAGAGGCCACGATTGCGCTGCTGAAGAATGGAGCCAACAAGGACATGCAGGACAGCAAAGTAAgttctttattgcatttgtttttcaGTTATCATGTGATGCTTTAAGTTTCATGTGTCTCCATAACCTGGCAGAATCACATCTGTTGCTGTAGGCTCCTTCTGACAGGAGCAGCTCTTTCCATCCCTGTAAATGTCTTCAAGCTAGTCCGGGTGGCTCCCCTGTGGGGAGGTTTATGGGGAGGCAAGAAGCTCATGGCTCCTTTTCTAGAACACTTTGTAGTATGTGCTCTTCACCACCCTATCCTCTCTGCGGCAGGAGGAGACACCGCTGTTCCTGGCAGCCCGGGAAGGCAGTTATGAGGCAGCCAAAATCCTGCTGGATCACTTTGCCAACCGCGAAATCACAGACCACATGGATCGCCTGCCACGCGACGTGGCTCAGGAGCGCTTGCACCACGACATTGTCCGGCTTCTAGACGACTACAACACCGTGCGCAGCCCACAGGGGGCGTTGCCCGCCGGccactccctctcccctctcatgTGCCCACCCAATAGCTTCTTGCCCAGCTTGAAGCCCACGCCACAGGGCAAGAAGAGCCGGCGCCCTAGCACCAAGAACGCGACGGCAGGCAGCAGCGCCAGCCTGGCAAGGGAGAGCAAAGAGGCCAAGGCACGTGCCAAGAAGCTCAACCTGGAGTGCCAAGGCTCTCTACTGGAGAGCTCTGTCACCCTGTCTCCCGTTGACTCACTGGACTCCCCCTATGTGCCCAATCCTGCCTCGCCAGGAGTCTTCCACCCAGCCAACTCCTCACTGTCAGTGCCCTCCACTCCCATGGTCCATGGCATGATGGAGGCGCCCTTTGCTGTCAGTCTTGCACGCCTCAGCGACCTAGGGGATGGCACCCTCCTCTCCATGAACCGCCTCTCAGTGCCACCAGGCCGCATGGGGCTCAGCCTGGGCATGGTGAGCCCCGTGGCCATGCCCTTTGATTGGCATGCCCGTGTCCCCACTTCCCAGTGCCAGCCAATCATAGGAGTTGTGCACCCTGCCGCCTCCCATCCCAACCTGCACCAACCAGGCCAGGCTTTCCCACCAGGGTTGCTTCTGCCCAGCCACATGGCCATGGGGCACAGCTCCCAGGGTCTGCCCAACTCAGCTCCTCCACAGACCAAGGAGGCAGCCCAGCCCATGCCCCCGCCAGCTACCACCATGAGAACCAACCAGCCTGTCTCACCCCAGGAGGCCCAGGGGGCGCCCCGTGCAGGGCCCCCACAGTACCTAAAGCCCGCAGGGGTCGAGGATTACCCGACACCTCCCTCTCAACACAGCTACACACAGGGGCAGGACGCAACCCCCAAGCACTTCCTCCATCCGCCCAGTGAGCACCCCTACCTGACTCCTTCGCCAGAGTCCCCAGAGCAGTGGAGCAGCCCCTCGCCCCACTCCTTGTCCGACTGGTCTGAATCTACTCCCAGCCCGACTGTCCTGGGGCCCAGCCACACCCAGCTTCCTTCGGTGGAGCCATCCGCTAAGATGCAGGTGTTTGCGTGAGGAGGTGGGTGGTGGAGCAGATCCCAGAGGCCTGTGTCCCTCTGTGGCCCCCATTGGGGCCTGCACTTGCCTCAGGGGCTCCTGTCGttgtttcccctgactgtgtttTTATAAGAGAAAAACTCAAGtgtaaaaaggttttttttaaaaaataaaataaaatatgcctgGTCTTGGAGGGGGAAGGCATGGCCTCCCCATTCCCTCACTGCCACGGAGCCCAGGCTggccctctcccttcccctcccctgtaACCATGGCAACTAGGTTTCaggggaggattttttttaaaagaaataaaataaactctctttttttgtataaaCACTGCATTTACTCCAAACGCTTTATTTTTTACAATGTATGCAATGTCAGAAACCCCTGTCTTGCCACTCTTCTTCCTATGGGTCTTGAGCTGTGAGGAATGGAGAGAAAACTGTGCCCTTTGCTCCCCCCCTCTGCATGGCACTGTCTCTTGGGTCGAGCAcccacctcccctcccaccaTGTTGGGGCGGGATTCTGCTCACTGTATTTGTGTACTGGGTACGCAGCATTAGCCCAGACTGGCATTGCTATGCAGAGGGTCGAGCCCCAAACCTGCCCGCTGTCCTGCAGGAAACTAAGCCCCATAGCCCCCCCAAACTTGGCACTTCTTCACATTCCAGGTTAATTTATTCATCTTAAATTCTACAGCATTCCCACCCTGTCCCCCACAAAATCCCCCTTGACTTTCCAAATTGCTTCAGCTAACGCTAGCCATGGTCATGGGGATTTTCCAGTCTCCAGAGTATTCTGAGCCactcttgtttttccttttttattattattatattattattattattcctggccTTTACTAACATTCCTCCCATCTGGCCCAAGGCCGCCTTCGGCCTACACTGGCAAGTTACATTTTCCCTGTACGACAAGTTCCTTGCCCCTGTGGTACCGCGTGGGAatttttggggggcagccccaGACACTAAGAAGAGTTTCACTCTGTCGTGAAAGGTACTGAGATAGAACACAAAAGGCTTCCTCTGTTTCTCCTCGAAAACATCTGGCCCCAGCAGCCAACTACCTACACTTTCCTCACTCCCTGACCCCCCCCTTGCACTCTGTACATTCCAGCTATCCCTGGCTGTAAATACTGCTGGTGGGAGCAGGTGCCCAGGCAGGACCTTGGTCCGGTGGTGACCGCTGcttccttcaccccccccctcttttcccatGCTCTGTAGCAATAGTGGGGGAATGGCCCTGTGCAAGTCAGACCTCTCTTGTCATAGAAGGACCATTTCTagctcatttaaataaataaataaaacttttttaaaaaaacaaattaaaaaaaatccagtgtaAACCAAGTAGCTTTAAAGCAGCTGGGTGCTTTGTGTACAGAGCGGCTTAAGCCGCGGCATAATAAACATAGCTAATAAGGAAATCGCCTCTGCTTCCTCTGTGtgtcttttgtttcattttgtttcatagtTGCAGGTTCAGGCTGTGTAGCAAGCCGCTACGtatttacatatacagtggtacctctggatgcgaacgggatctgttctggagccccgttcacttcctgagcagtccgcatcctgagTGCCACGTTTGCGCATGCTCGCcacgcgatttggcgcttctgcgcatgcgcgtgacatcatttgacacgtctgcgcatgcgtgaacccggaagtaacccgttccggtacttccaggttcggcgggttcgtaacccatgacaaatgcaacacgcagcattcgtaacacgaggtacgactgtaggttTTATCCTGTTTTCCTTCCATTC is from Lacerta agilis isolate rLacAgi1 chromosome 2, rLacAgi1.pri, whole genome shotgun sequence and encodes:
- the NOTCH3 gene encoding neurogenic locus notch homolog protein 3 isoform X1 — its product is MGLASRRGAPWRARLVCRLLGIALLARLTLGAAIQCLDGDKPCENGGSCVVYSNGIAACICQPGLIGEHCQFQDPCHQSPCANGGSCESTLRDGTVHYQCTCPKGFRGQDCSLFDACASKPCVNGGRCTNWNGRYNCTCPSGYQGRNCRSDVDECRVPGLCQHGGTCINTPGSFHCQCQAGYTGQQCESISTPCAPSQCLNGGTCRQTGELSYECACLPGFKGHNCEINIDDCPGHMCMNGGTCVDGVNTYNCQCPPEWTGQHCNEDVDECQLQPNACHNGGTCFNTNGGHSCVCVNGWTGESCSENIDDCQTAVCFHGATCHDRVASFYCACPMGKTGLLCHLDDACVSNPCHEDAICDTNPMNGRAICTCPPGFTGGACDQDVDECSIGANPCEHFGKCVNTQGSFRCECGRGYTGPRCETDINECLSMPCQNDATCLDRIGEFTCICMSGFSGTYCEININECESNPCVNGGVCKDIVNGFSCTCPSGFSGSMCQIDIDECASTPCQNGAKCVDRPNAYECRCTEGFEGPLCERNIDDCFPDPCHHGTCVDGIASFTCTCAAGYTGYRCENQINECHSNPCQHGGKCIDLVNKYLCHCLQGTSGANCEINFDDCASNPCDYGICRDGINRYDCICKPGFTGPLCNVEINECASNPCKNGGTCVDGEDGFSCLCPEGFHDPHCYSEVDECSSSPCVHGTCHDNINGYQCKCEPGWAGTNCDVNHNECESNPCQHGGTCTDYVNGYRCKCKEGFQGTYCQTNINDCASNPCLNQGTCTDGIASYTCICDLPYTGRNCENVLAPCFPNPCKNNGVCDHTPDYESFTCGCAPGWQGQQCQIDINECDQDPCRNRGTCTNTHGSYRCACRPGYTGTNCELDIDDCKPNPCLNGGSCQDGISTFMCTCLPGFTGIHCATETNECLSNPCRNGATCTDYVNSYTCTCAPGWAGLHCEQNVQECTDSSCFNGGTCLDGVNSYTCHCRAGFKGSHCQHEIDECQSHPCLNGGVCQDGVQSYRCTCPQGYTGSQCQTLLDLCSRSPCQNGGRCMQTGTTLSCACPGGWTGRYCDIPNVSCEVVARNRGVTKEQVCHYGGRCVDAGNTHYCICKKSYTGSYCESEVDHCQYNLCRNGGTCRSFVGDYVCECPLGFEGKNCEYDIDECQSHPCQNGGTCIDLVGRYICSCPPGTLGVLCEINEDDCAMNPGSRVPKCLNNGTCVDRVGGYRCSCPPGFTGERCEGDINECQSNHCHPRNTLDCVQEASDYHCICKPGYTGRHCKNIVNACDSQPCQNGGKCNPAVNLPLGYTCHCPRGYSGIRCERMLSCRELSCFNGGSCRTTALGPHCSCLPGWTGPECRLHANSSCASMPCHNGGACHETADPPYFQCLCLGDYTGFRCQTRTLKLPEVHCPLKECKEKAGDLYCDKMCNSPACHWDGGDCSLRVDDPWKQCESPLCLQLFNNSQCDETCNTAECLYDNFDCKSHESSCNPVYEKYCSDHFADGHCDQGCNNEECGWDGLDCALEVPERLADGVLVITVLLHPDELLRTSTTFLQKLSSILRTSLRFCRDKNGNFMIKPYYGSGSRSPYYGSGSRQRRELEQEIIGSEVTLEIDNRLCYQASDKCFPDANSAADYLAALSAVERLEFPYPLKAVRGEKIGMEGVGELKLVPLLVVACLILLVILVLGVLVARRKREHSTLWFPEGFSLKKESSNKNRREPVGQDALGMKNIGKGESLIPDSSEDWLEECPEAKRLKLQARVHPCQVEEPAIDREDPVDCRQWTQHHLVAADIRMPPSMALTPPQGEFDTDCMDVNVRGPVCGTWERRNRANLLKTKHNSNNPCWDLLTDGFTPLMLASFRGGGEMETDLAEEEEADDSSANIISDLICQGANLSAQTDRTGETALHLAARYARADATKRLLDAGADTNAQDNTGRTPLHAAVTADAQGVFQILIRNRSTDLDARMGDGSTALILAARLAVEGMVEELIVCHADVNAVDEMGKSALHWAAAVNNVEATIALLKNGANKDMQDSKEETPLFLAAREGSYEAAKILLDHFANREITDHMDRLPRDVAQERLHHDIVRLLDDYNTVRSPQGALPAGHSLSPLMCPPNSFLPSLKPTPQGKKSRRPSTKNATAGSSASLARESKEAKARAKKLNLECQGSLLESSVTLSPVDSLDSPYVPNPASPGVFHPANSSLSVPSTPMVHGMMEAPFAVSLARLSDLGDGTLLSMNRLSVPPGRMGLSLGMVSPVAMPFDWHARVPTSQCQPIIGVVHPAASHPNLHQPGQAFPPGLLLPSHMAMGHSSQGLPNSAPPQTKEAAQPMPPPATTMRTNQPVSPQEAQGAPRAGPPQYLKPAGVEDYPTPPSQHSYTQGQDATPKHFLHPPSEHPYLTPSPESPEQWSSPSPHSLSDWSESTPSPTVLGPSHTQLPSVEPSAKMQVFA
- the NOTCH3 gene encoding neurogenic locus notch homolog protein 3 isoform X2, encoding MGLASRRGAPWRARLVCRLLGIALLARLTLGAAIQCLDGDKPCENGGSCVVYSNGIAACICQPGLIGEHCQFQDPCHQSPCANGGSCESTLRDGTVHYQCTCPKGFRGQDCSLFDACASKPCVNGGRCTNWNGRYNCTCPSGYQGRNCRSDVDECRVPGLCQHGGTCINTPGSFHCQCQAGYTGQQCESISTPCAPSQCLNGGTCRQTGELSYECACLPGFKGHNCEINIDDCPGHMCMNGGTCVDGVNTYNCQCPPEWTGQHCNEDVDECQLQPNACHNGGTCFNTNGGHSCVCVNGWTGESCSENIDDCQTAVCFHGATCHDRVASFYCACPMGKTGLLCHLDDACVSNPCHEDAICDTNPMNGRAICTCPPGFTGGACDQDVDECSIGANPCEHFGKCVNTQGSFRCECGRGYTGPRCETDINECLSMPCQNDATCLDRIGEFTCICMSGFSGTYCEININECESNPCVNGGVCKDIVNGFSCTCPSGFSGSMCQIDIDECASTPCQNGAKCVDRPNAYECRCTEGFEGPLCERNIDDCFPDPCHHGTCVDGIASFTCTCAAGYTGYRCENQINECHSNPCQHGGKCIDLVNKYLCHCLQGTSGANCEINFDDCASNPCDYGICRDGINRYDCICKPGFTGPLCNVEINECASNPCKNGGTCVDGEDGFSCLCPEGFHDPHCYSEVDECSSSPCVHGTCHDNINGYQCKCEPGWAGTNCDVNHNECESNPCQHGGTCTDYVNGYRCKCKEGFQGTYCQTNINDCASNPCLNQGTCTDGIASYTCICDLPYTGRNCENVLAPCFPNPCKNNGVCDHTPDYESFTCGCAPGWQGQQCQIDINECDQDPCRNRGTCTNTHGSYRCACRPGYTGTNCELDIDDCKPNPCLNGGSCQDGISTFMCTCLPGFTGIHCATETNECLSNPCRNGATCTDYVNSYTCTCAPGWAGLHCEQNVQECTDSSCFNGGTCLDGVNSYTCHCRAGFKGSHCQHEIDECQSHPCLNGGVCQDGVQSYRCTCPQGYTGSQCQTLLDLCSRSPCQNGGRCMQTGTTLSCACPGGWTGRYCDIPNVSCEVVARNRGVTKEQVCHYGGRCVDAGNTHYCICKKSYTGSYCESEVDHCQYNLCRNGGTCRSFVGDYVCECPLGFEGKNCEYDIDECQSHPCQNGGTCIDLVGRYICSCPPGTLGVLCEINEDDCAMNPGSRVPKCLNNGTCVDRVGGYRCSCPPGFTGERCEGDINECQSNHCHPRNTLDCVQEASDYHCICKPGYTGRHCKNIVNACDSQPCQNGGKCNPAVNLPLGYTCHCPRGYSGIRCERMLSCRELSCFNGGSCRTTALGPHCSCLPGWTGPECRLHANSSCASMPCHNGGACHETADPPYFQCLCLGDYTGFRCQTRTLKLPEVHCPLKECKEKAGDLYCDKMCNSPACHWDGGDCSLRVDDPWKQCESPLCLQLFNNSQCDETCNTAECLYDNFDCKSHESSCNPVYEKYCSDHFADGHCDQGCNNEECGWDGLDCALEVPERLADGVLVITVLLHPDELLRTSTTFLQKLSSILRTSLRFCRDKNGNFMIKPYYGSGSRSPYYGSGSRQRRELEQEIIGSEVTLEIDNRLCYQASDKCFPDANSAADYLAALSAVERLEFPYPLKAVRGEKIGMEGVGELKLVPLLVVACLILLVILVLGVLVARRKREHSTLWFPEGFSLKKESSNKNRREPVGQDALGMKNIGKGESLIPDSSEDWLEECPEAKRLKVEEPAIDREDPVDCRQWTQHHLVAADIRMPPSMALTPPQGEFDTDCMDVNVRGPVCGTWERRNRANLLKTKHNSNNPCWDLLTDGFTPLMLASFRGGGEMETDLAEEEEADDSSANIISDLICQGANLSAQTDRTGETALHLAARYARADATKRLLDAGADTNAQDNTGRTPLHAAVTADAQGVFQILIRNRSTDLDARMGDGSTALILAARLAVEGMVEELIVCHADVNAVDEMGKSALHWAAAVNNVEATIALLKNGANKDMQDSKEETPLFLAAREGSYEAAKILLDHFANREITDHMDRLPRDVAQERLHHDIVRLLDDYNTVRSPQGALPAGHSLSPLMCPPNSFLPSLKPTPQGKKSRRPSTKNATAGSSASLARESKEAKARAKKLNLECQGSLLESSVTLSPVDSLDSPYVPNPASPGVFHPANSSLSVPSTPMVHGMMEAPFAVSLARLSDLGDGTLLSMNRLSVPPGRMGLSLGMVSPVAMPFDWHARVPTSQCQPIIGVVHPAASHPNLHQPGQAFPPGLLLPSHMAMGHSSQGLPNSAPPQTKEAAQPMPPPATTMRTNQPVSPQEAQGAPRAGPPQYLKPAGVEDYPTPPSQHSYTQGQDATPKHFLHPPSEHPYLTPSPESPEQWSSPSPHSLSDWSESTPSPTVLGPSHTQLPSVEPSAKMQVFA